A stretch of Phalacrocorax carbo chromosome 29 unlocalized genomic scaffold, bPhaCar2.1 SUPER_29_unloc_3, whole genome shotgun sequence DNA encodes these proteins:
- the NOP9 gene encoding nucleolar protein 9, with translation MGLRRGGAARGGAGTGPGPRLEPDAAGYFRRALETLREGLSPEELALFAPNVLAEAAAAGPGVALDPGGSRVLQALLPHAPLAVLGVLLPPLVGGGLGGAAGHPLGARVLEAALGRVLPALGEAVGQVEGAVGQVEGAVGQVEGAVGQLAAVVRDDLVAFARHPAGSFVVRALLRVLGGVPGAGVPQLSLGGAELKAKGAEPKTEGVELPPSFPPLLTQLAEAFEEHLGCECWGGWGASPPRSPPPP, from the exons ATGGGGCtccggcgcgggggcgcggcccgggggggcgccgggaccggcccggggccgcggcTGGAGCCCGACGCCGCCGGGTATTTCCGACGGGCCCTGGAGACGCTGCGGGAGGGGCTGAGCCCCGAGGAGCTCG CCCTGTTTGCCCCCAACGTGCTGGCGGAGGCagcggcagcggggccgggggtggccCTGGACCCGGGGGGGTCGCGGGTGCTGCAGGCGCTGCTGCCCCACGCCCCCCTcgcggtgctgggggtgctcctgccccccttggtggggggagggctggggggggcggcAGGGCACCCGCTGGGGGCTCGGGTGCTGGAGGCCGCCCTGGGGAGGGTGCTGCCCGCCCTGGGGGAGGCCGTGGGGCAGGTGGAAGGAGCCGTGGGGCAGGTGGAAGGAGCCGtggggcaggtggagggagcCGTGGGGCAGCTGGCGGCGGTGGTGAGGGACGACCTGGTGGCCTTCGCGCGGCACCCAGCCGGCAGCTTCGTGGTGCGGGCGCTGCTGCGGGTGCTGGGGGGCGTCCCGGGGGCAG GGGTGCCCCAGCTGTCTCTGGGAGGGGCGGAGCTGAAGGCCAAGGGGGCGGAGCCAAAGACCGAGGGGGTGGAGCTTCCACCCTCCTTCCCGCCCCTCCTGACGCAATTGGCTGAGGCGTTTGAGGAGCACCTGGGCTGTGAGTgttgggggggatggggggccTCCCCCCCTCGGTCTCccccccctcctc
- the RABGGTA gene encoding geranylgeranyl transferase type-2 subunit alpha has translation MHGRLKTRPPDAARRRQREEKLRLYRSAMATLLEKRARGELDAEVLALTGTVLAANPDVGTCWNLRRCALPPATADWVPAELAFVGACLGVNPKSYGAWHHRGWVLRHAPAPRPAPAERALCDRLLAADPRNFHAWEHRRALAAEEDPEAELAFAGALLSRDFSNFSAWHHRGRLLAPARAPGSPAGGAGALPPPRLREELELVQNAVFTDPNDQSAWVYLRCILSRASPPPRILCLYVNREDATLAVTFSRPVVVGAARSGLTVTMDGSTLEGAWRSGEGRPRPSHTWLCDLPFPDLAPPPARPRLHFRVTWEPDPAHREVTLLPDENEAWWQEPIVARELFWPEVGVAEASVLEAQVEMCRELLELEPRSRGCLLTLVLLLSALDPLAHEEETRRCLRGLQEADPLRSGFVSDVASRAEAAVGVLRREAGPDGAVWLRLPRKGLTSLPLLEHMVLVTHLDLAGNSLGGLPPALGGLRRLQVLDVSHNKVTTLQGLPPLPRLEELRLDGNPISHALALAPLATCPRLAHLRLAETPLAATPEAAAHLAQLLPHVDVALV, from the exons ATG cacggCCGCCTGAAGACCCGCCCCCCGGacgccgcccgccgccgccagcggGAGGAGAAGCTCCGCCTCTACCGCTCGGCCATGGCCACCCTGCTGGAGAAG CGGGCGCGGGGGGAGCTGGATGCGGAGGTGCTGGCGCTGACGGGCACCGTCCTGGCGGCCAACCCCGACGTGGGAACCTGCTGGAACCTGCGCCGCTGCGCcctgccccccgccaccgccgaCTG GGTGCCGGCGGAGCTGGCCTTCGTCGGGGCGTGCCTGGGCGTGAACCCCAAGTCGTACGGGGCGTGGCACCACCGGGGCTGGGTGCTGCGCCacgcccccgcgccccgccccgcccccgccgagCGCGCCCTCTGCGACCGCCTGCTGGCCGCCGACCCCCGCAACT TCCACGCGTGGGAGCACCGGCGGGCGCTGGCGGCCGAGGAGGACCCCGAGGCCGAGCTGGCCTTCGCCGGGGCCCTGCTCAGCCGCGACTTCTCCAACTTCTCCGCGTGGCACCACCGGGGCCGGCTGCTGGCGCCCGCCCGGGCACCGGGGTCCCccgcgggcggggccggggcgctgcCGCCCCCCCGCCTCCGGGAGG agctggagctggtgcAAAACGCCGTCTTCACGGACCCCAATGACCAGAGTGCCTGGGTCTACCTGCGCTGCATCCTCTCCCGCG cctccccccCGCCGAGGATTCTCTGTCTCTACGTCAACCGGGAGGACGCGACGCTGGCGGTGACCTTCTCCCGGCCTGTCGTG GTCGGAGCGGCGAGGTCAGGTCTGACGGTGACGATGGATGGCTCCACCCTGGAAGGGGCGTGGCGCTCGGGGGAGGGGCGGCCACGCCCCAGCCACACCTGG CTCTGTGACCTCCCCTTCCCTGACCTGGCTCCgccccctgcccggccccgcctcCACTTCCGGGTCACCTGGGAGCCTGACCCCGCCCACCGTGAGGTGACACTCCTCCCAG ATGAGAACGAGGCATGGTGGCAGGAGCCAATCGTAGCCCGGGAGCTCTTCTG GCCCGAGGTGGGCGTGGCCGAGGCGTCGGTGCTGGAGGCGCAGGTGGAGATGTGccgggagctgctggagctggagccccGCAGCCGGG GCTGCCTGCTGAcgctggtgctgctgctctcGGCCCTGGACCCGCTGGCGCACGAGGAGGAGACGCGGCGCTGCCTGCGCGGCCTCCAG gaggCGGACCCGCTGCGGAGCGGCTTCGTGTCCGACGTGGCCTCGCGGGCGGAGGCGGCCGTGGGCGTGctgcggcgggaggcggggccTGACGGGGCCGTCTGGCTCCGCCTCCCCAGGAAG GGGCTGACGTCGCTGCCGCTGCTGGAGCACATGGTGCTGGTGACACACCTCGACCTGGCCGGGAACAGCCTTGGGGGGCTCCCCCCCgccctgggggggctgcggcgCCTGCAG GTGCTGGACGTGTCCCACAACAAGGTCACGACCCTGCAGGGgctcccgcccctcccccgcctgGAGGAGCTGCGTCTcgatggcaacc CCATAAGCCACGCCTTGGCCCTGGCCCCATTGGCCACCTGCCCCCGGCTGGCTCATCTGCGATTGGCCGAGACGCCCCTGGCTGCCACGCCTGAGGCCGCCGCCCACCTGGCTCAGCTCCTCCCCCACGTCGATGTTGCCCTTGTCTGA